The following proteins come from a genomic window of Natrinema saccharevitans:
- a CDS encoding class I adenylate-forming enzyme family protein yields MDLEAVDESALEGNVAKLFDQTAAHHGDAQAMEHHGRRWTHAEVRDWTAELAGGFHDLGLEPGDRALLFLPNCPQYLIASIGAFKAGVEISPVNPQYKRREVAYQLEDTNAGAIVTHPALREVVDEALEDAGMTPEIITIQSEDWPRDPEDHAFEELRGEPTTVERADDDVALLPYTSGTTGDPKGVQLTHENTRAQLMWPLTASNVDVEPEDVRSLTWLPLYHITGFTHTALQPLVGGGRLYFRSALEWDAQECLQLIEDEGITHYVGVTTMYADMVASDDFSEYDLSSLESASEGGAKLSPSVQKRFEEVAGVDISEGYGLTETHGATHTQSGSTFGLQHGTIGQPLRMTDCKIVDGSGDEVAPSEEGELVVRGPQVMKGYLNMPRATEAAFTENGYFRTGDIARRNGNNYYEIVDRKKHMINTAGYNVYPSELENLLLEHEAVADAAVVGIPDERRNEVPKAFIVPAEGVEPGSDVTADELQEFCLAEVAEYKHPREVEFIEELPRTTSGKIQKYKLEDGEE; encoded by the coding sequence ATGGACCTGGAAGCGGTCGACGAGTCCGCCCTCGAGGGCAACGTCGCGAAGCTGTTCGACCAGACGGCGGCCCACCACGGGGACGCACAGGCGATGGAACACCACGGCCGGCGCTGGACCCACGCGGAGGTCCGGGACTGGACAGCCGAACTCGCCGGCGGGTTCCACGACCTCGGCCTCGAGCCCGGCGACCGCGCGCTTCTGTTCCTGCCGAACTGTCCGCAGTACCTGATCGCCTCGATCGGCGCGTTCAAGGCCGGCGTCGAGATTTCGCCGGTCAATCCCCAGTACAAGCGCCGCGAAGTGGCCTACCAGCTCGAGGATACGAACGCGGGCGCGATCGTCACCCACCCGGCGCTGCGGGAGGTGGTCGACGAGGCACTCGAGGACGCGGGGATGACACCGGAGATCATCACGATTCAAAGCGAGGACTGGCCCCGCGATCCCGAGGATCACGCCTTCGAGGAGCTGCGCGGCGAGCCGACCACGGTCGAGCGCGCGGACGACGACGTGGCCCTGTTGCCCTACACCTCCGGGACGACCGGCGACCCGAAGGGGGTCCAGCTCACCCACGAGAACACGCGGGCCCAGCTCATGTGGCCCCTGACGGCCTCGAACGTCGACGTCGAGCCCGAGGACGTCCGCAGTCTGACCTGGCTCCCGCTCTATCACATCACTGGCTTCACCCACACCGCCCTCCAGCCGCTGGTCGGCGGCGGCCGGCTCTACTTCCGCAGCGCCCTCGAGTGGGACGCCCAAGAGTGTCTGCAGCTCATCGAGGACGAGGGAATCACCCACTACGTCGGCGTGACGACGATGTACGCCGACATGGTCGCGTCCGACGACTTCAGCGAGTACGACCTCTCGAGCCTCGAGTCGGCCTCGGAGGGTGGCGCGAAGCTCTCGCCGTCGGTCCAGAAGCGCTTCGAGGAGGTCGCCGGCGTCGACATCTCGGAGGGGTACGGCCTCACCGAGACCCACGGCGCGACCCACACCCAGAGCGGGTCGACCTTCGGCCTGCAACACGGGACGATCGGCCAGCCCCTGCGGATGACCGACTGCAAGATCGTCGACGGATCGGGCGACGAGGTCGCCCCCAGCGAGGAGGGCGAACTCGTCGTCCGCGGCCCGCAGGTCATGAAAGGGTATCTCAACATGCCCCGGGCGACCGAGGCGGCCTTTACCGAGAACGGCTACTTCCGGACCGGCGACATCGCCCGCCGCAACGGGAACAACTACTACGAGATCGTCGACCGGAAGAAACACATGATCAACACCGCCGGCTACAACGTCTACCCCAGCGAACTCGAGAACCTGCTGCTGGAACACGAGGCCGTCGCGGACGCCGCCGTCGTCGGGATTCCGGACGAGCGGCGCAACGAGGTGCCGAAGGCCTTCATCGTGCCCGCCGAGGGCGTCGAACCGGGCAGCGACGTGACCGCCGACGAGTTACAGGAGTTCTGTCTCGCCGAGGTCGCCGAGTACAAACACCCCCGCGAGGTCGAGTTCATCGAGGAACTGCCCCGGACAACCTCGGGGAAGATCCAGAAGTACAAGCTCGAGGACGGCGAGGAGTAG
- a CDS encoding tRNA (cytidine(56)-2'-O)-methyltransferase produces the protein MHDDSEVAVLRLGHRPGRDDRMTTHVGLTARALGADRVIFPDNAGQSLETVADITDRFGGPFEAELTAGPQGVIRNWEGRIVHLTMYGERVQDVEDEIRTAHAEAGEPLLLVVGSEKVPFDVYEEADWNVGVTNQPHSEVAGLAVFLDRLFEGRELEREWADADRRVVPMETGKRVESADSDADE, from the coding sequence ATGCACGACGACAGCGAGGTCGCCGTCCTCCGGCTCGGACACCGACCCGGACGGGACGACCGGATGACCACTCACGTCGGCCTGACCGCGCGGGCGTTGGGGGCCGACCGCGTGATCTTTCCCGACAACGCCGGCCAGTCGCTCGAGACGGTCGCCGACATCACCGATCGGTTCGGCGGCCCATTCGAGGCCGAACTCACCGCGGGCCCACAGGGCGTCATCCGCAACTGGGAGGGACGGATCGTCCACCTCACGATGTACGGCGAGCGCGTCCAGGACGTCGAGGACGAGATTCGGACGGCCCACGCCGAGGCGGGCGAGCCGCTCCTGCTGGTCGTCGGCTCCGAGAAGGTCCCCTTCGACGTCTACGAGGAGGCCGACTGGAACGTCGGCGTCACCAACCAGCCCCACTCCGAAGTGGCCGGGCTGGCGGTCTTTCTCGACCGCCTGTTCGAGGGGCGGGAACTCGAGCGGGAGTGGGCCGACGCCGACCGGCGCGTCGTTCCGATGGAGACGGGCAAACGCGTGGAATCGGCGGACTCGGACGCCGACGAGTAA
- a CDS encoding cupin domain-containing protein has product MEKINEGDVDWKEYDREEASFRRKELSNAVDAADLGCSLYELPPGERSWPYHYHTANEEAIYVLAGDGQLETEDGLEPLGAGDYATFPADQSGGHRVVNDGDEPLRYLAISTMNEPDVTVYPEMEKFDVFVGSPPGGRDERSLEGYYALGDEVEYWEENERR; this is encoded by the coding sequence ATGGAGAAAATCAACGAGGGCGACGTTGACTGGAAGGAGTACGACCGCGAGGAGGCCTCGTTCCGTCGGAAGGAACTGTCTAACGCCGTCGACGCCGCCGACCTCGGCTGTAGTCTCTACGAACTCCCGCCGGGCGAGCGGTCCTGGCCCTACCACTATCACACGGCCAACGAGGAGGCGATCTACGTGCTGGCGGGTGACGGCCAACTCGAAACCGAAGACGGTCTCGAGCCCCTCGGAGCCGGAGACTACGCGACCTTCCCGGCCGACCAGTCGGGCGGGCATAGAGTCGTCAACGACGGCGACGAACCGCTGCGATACCTGGCGATATCAACGATGAACGAGCCCGACGTTACGGTCTACCCCGAGATGGAGAAATTCGACGTCTTCGTCGGTTCGCCGCCGGGCGGTCGGGACGAGCGATCGCTCGAGGGCTACTACGCCCTCGGCGACGAGGTCGAGTACTGGGAGGAAAACGAGCGTCGATAG
- a CDS encoding universal stress protein: MYEHILVPTDGSDTAELAVEHALDLAEQYGAEVHALYVVDTNAMSLSLGGEQLDRIEQGHYGEMDEVRERAENATGYVADSARELGIDTVEHVSAGRPHDMIANYVADNDIDLVVMGSHGRTGVRRALLGSVTERTLRSTRAPVLVIDADEE, from the coding sequence ATGTACGAACACATACTCGTTCCGACCGACGGTAGCGACACGGCCGAACTGGCGGTCGAGCACGCGCTCGATCTCGCCGAACAGTACGGGGCCGAGGTACACGCCCTGTACGTGGTCGATACCAACGCGATGAGTCTCAGCCTCGGTGGCGAACAGCTCGACCGCATCGAGCAGGGCCACTACGGCGAGATGGACGAGGTGCGAGAACGCGCCGAGAACGCCACGGGTTACGTGGCCGACAGCGCCCGCGAACTCGGGATCGACACCGTCGAACACGTCTCGGCGGGCCGACCCCACGACATGATCGCCAACTACGTCGCGGACAACGACATCGACCTCGTCGTCATGGGATCGCACGGACGTACCGGCGTCCGCCGGGCGCTGCTCGGGAGCGTGACCGAACGGACGCTCCGGTCGACCCGCGCGCCGGTACTCGTCATCGACGCCGACGAGGAGTAA
- a CDS encoding VC_2705 family sodium/solute symporter has protein sequence MTGAATVPLQESLLPEALNISFKLLPALLVIGMLGLFLAIGFVFRVADTEDMWVAGRSIGNVENGMAIGANWMSAASYLGMAASIALAGFYGLVYVVGWTTGYFILLIFMAAQLRRFGKYTAPDFVGDRFNSDGARAIAAITTFLIGFVYAIGQAKGMALVGLYIFGDYGGIIPGLDGYQVMVVAMMVITVGYLTLSGMMGATKNQAVQYTILIIAFVAGLLVVGYTNGYSTVLPQLEYGMLIDDLGSEFSEPFATSSYYLWVATTFSLIVGTCGLPHVLVRFYTVESERTARWSTVWGLFFICILYWSAPAFAAFGTDLYTQNVDPTYGDPGMTGAASEVIVVLAAQLSNLPQWFVGIVAAGGIAAAIATVAGLFIAGSSAISHDIYTNIINEDATQRQQILVGRLSIVALGVLTTLAALDPASSIAALVGYAFALAGSVLFPMFFLGMWWENANRPGALAGMTTGLVGWSIPMINEIVPTYVSSLEAPLSAGLAQWMPAIGSALITLPVVFIVTIAVSLVTEEPDIETKRVVRQCHSPEPMGQQQAAEDVVTDGGETPADD, from the coding sequence ATGACGGGCGCTGCGACCGTTCCGCTGCAGGAGAGCCTCCTGCCCGAGGCTCTCAACATCTCGTTCAAGCTCCTCCCGGCACTGCTTGTCATCGGGATGCTCGGGCTGTTCCTGGCGATCGGCTTCGTCTTCCGCGTGGCCGACACCGAGGACATGTGGGTCGCCGGCCGCTCGATCGGGAACGTCGAGAACGGGATGGCGATCGGTGCCAACTGGATGTCGGCGGCCTCCTACCTCGGGATGGCCGCCTCGATCGCACTGGCCGGCTTCTACGGGCTGGTGTACGTCGTCGGCTGGACGACGGGCTATTTCATCCTGCTGATCTTCATGGCCGCACAGCTGCGCCGGTTCGGGAAGTACACCGCGCCGGACTTCGTCGGCGACCGCTTCAACTCCGACGGCGCGCGCGCCATCGCAGCGATCACGACGTTCCTCATCGGCTTCGTCTACGCCATCGGGCAGGCGAAGGGGATGGCACTGGTCGGCCTGTACATCTTCGGCGACTACGGCGGCATCATCCCCGGACTCGACGGCTACCAGGTGATGGTCGTCGCCATGATGGTCATCACCGTCGGCTACCTGACGCTGTCCGGCATGATGGGTGCGACGAAGAACCAGGCGGTCCAGTACACGATCCTCATCATCGCGTTCGTGGCCGGGCTGCTCGTCGTCGGCTACACGAACGGCTACTCGACCGTGCTGCCCCAACTCGAGTACGGCATGCTGATCGACGACCTCGGCAGCGAGTTCAGCGAACCGTTCGCAACCTCGAGTTACTACCTGTGGGTCGCGACCACGTTCTCGCTGATCGTCGGGACCTGCGGACTGCCCCACGTGCTGGTGCGGTTCTACACGGTCGAGAGCGAGCGGACGGCCCGCTGGTCGACCGTCTGGGGGCTGTTCTTCATCTGCATCCTGTACTGGAGCGCCCCCGCGTTCGCGGCGTTCGGGACGGACCTGTACACGCAGAACGTCGACCCGACCTACGGCGATCCCGGTATGACCGGTGCCGCCAGCGAGGTCATCGTCGTGCTTGCGGCCCAGCTGTCGAACCTGCCGCAGTGGTTCGTCGGCATCGTCGCCGCCGGCGGGATCGCCGCCGCAATCGCGACGGTCGCCGGCCTCTTTATCGCCGGCTCGTCGGCGATCAGTCACGACATCTACACGAACATCATCAACGAGGACGCGACCCAGCGCCAGCAGATCCTCGTCGGCCGTCTCTCGATCGTCGCGCTCGGCGTGCTGACGACGCTGGCCGCGCTCGACCCCGCGTCGTCGATCGCCGCGCTCGTCGGCTACGCGTTCGCGCTGGCCGGCTCCGTGCTGTTCCCGATGTTCTTCCTCGGGATGTGGTGGGAGAACGCCAACCGTCCCGGCGCGCTCGCCGGCATGACCACCGGGCTGGTCGGCTGGTCGATCCCGATGATCAACGAGATCGTCCCGACCTACGTCTCCTCGCTCGAGGCCCCGCTGTCGGCGGGCCTGGCACAGTGGATGCCGGCGATCGGCTCGGCGCTGATCACCCTGCCGGTCGTGTTCATCGTCACCATCGCCGTCTCGCTGGTGACCGAAGAGCCGGACATAGAGACCAAGCGAGTCGTCCGGCAGTGTCACAGCCCCGAACCGATGGGCCAGCAACAGGCCGCCGAAGACGTCGTGACCGACGGGGGCGAGACCCCCGCGGACGACTGA
- a CDS encoding DUF4212 domain-containing protein, giving the protein MPDNNTQDSTDDRTVTDGGVAGQAGQAHRNTDYLSAEVNLLNPSTQFMRDHLRIVWTGFVIWVIAVWGPVTATYLATDTMTTQMPVLGFPLHYFLVAFGAPTSALLLSFWYSRKRDALDEKYGIDHGAVESAGRESGDAAAADGGVDE; this is encoded by the coding sequence ATGCCAGATAATAACACTCAGGATTCGACCGACGATCGAACCGTCACGGACGGTGGCGTCGCCGGCCAAGCGGGCCAGGCCCACCGGAACACCGACTACCTCAGCGCGGAGGTGAACCTGCTGAACCCGAGTACCCAGTTCATGCGCGATCACCTGCGCATCGTCTGGACCGGCTTCGTCATCTGGGTCATCGCCGTTTGGGGGCCGGTGACGGCGACGTACCTGGCGACGGATACGATGACGACCCAGATGCCGGTACTCGGCTTCCCGCTGCACTACTTCCTGGTCGCCTTCGGCGCGCCGACCAGCGCCTTGCTCCTCTCGTTCTGGTACTCGCGCAAGCGCGACGCGCTGGACGAGAAGTACGGCATCGATCACGGTGCCGTCGAGAGCGCCGGCCGCGAAAGCGGTGACGCCGCGGCCGCCGACGGAGGGGTCGACGAATGA
- the acs gene encoding acetate--CoA ligase, with the protein MSQDNAELEARLEEQAAFEPPESFVEQANVTDQGIYEEFEENWPECWERAADLLSWDEAYDTVLEDGDAPFYEWFTGGELNASYNCLDRHVEDGRADSVAIEWEGELGETRTYTYEELLDEVEDFAATLRDLGVEEDDVVTLYMPMIPELPIAMLACARIGAPHSVVFAGFSADALATRMNSADSEYLVTCDGYYRRGDALDHISKANEGLEGVDHEVSDVVVVDRLGDDLDHELADNQHDYDELVADHEGSTVEPVTRDAEDMLFLMYTSGTTGKPKGVKHTTGGYLAYTAWTSHAVLDIEADDTYWCSADIGWITGHSYIVYGPLALGTTSVMYEGTPDYPDKDRLWEIVEKNGVDIFYTAPTAIRAFMKWGSEYTENHDLSSLRLLGTVGEPINPRAWKWYYKHIGNEECPIVDTWWQTETGGMMITTLPGVNTMKPGSAGPPLPGIDAQVVDTEGEEVEAGRAGYVTVNNPWPGMLRTLYDNDERFVSEYWEEYSDPDADEWVYFPEDGAKIDEDGYITILGRVDDVINVSGHRLGTMEIESAVVGVEGIAEAAVVGGDHDVKGEAVYVYAIPEDGYEDRHAELEETAMEAVLDSIGPIAKPEQIVFTHELPKTRSGKIMRRLLEDIASGNELGNTSTLRNPGVVDDIAEQVSDD; encoded by the coding sequence ATGTCACAGGACAATGCCGAACTCGAGGCACGACTCGAGGAGCAGGCGGCCTTCGAGCCGCCCGAGTCGTTCGTCGAGCAGGCAAACGTCACTGATCAGGGGATCTACGAGGAGTTCGAGGAGAACTGGCCGGAGTGTTGGGAGCGTGCGGCCGACCTCCTCTCGTGGGACGAGGCGTACGACACCGTTCTCGAGGACGGGGACGCCCCGTTCTACGAGTGGTTCACCGGCGGCGAACTCAACGCCTCGTACAACTGTCTCGACCGACACGTAGAAGACGGTCGCGCCGACAGCGTGGCGATCGAGTGGGAAGGCGAACTCGGGGAGACGCGGACGTACACCTACGAGGAACTGCTCGACGAGGTCGAGGACTTCGCGGCGACGCTGCGGGATCTCGGCGTCGAGGAAGACGACGTCGTCACGCTGTACATGCCGATGATTCCCGAGTTGCCGATCGCGATGCTGGCCTGTGCCCGCATCGGCGCGCCCCACAGCGTCGTCTTCGCCGGCTTCTCGGCGGACGCGCTGGCGACCCGAATGAACTCGGCCGACAGCGAGTATCTGGTCACCTGCGACGGCTACTACCGACGCGGTGACGCCCTCGATCACATCTCGAAGGCCAACGAGGGCCTCGAGGGCGTCGACCACGAAGTCTCCGACGTCGTGGTCGTCGACCGACTCGGCGACGACTTGGATCACGAGCTGGCGGACAACCAACACGATTACGACGAACTCGTGGCCGACCACGAGGGGTCGACGGTCGAACCGGTCACTCGCGACGCCGAGGACATGTTGTTCCTGATGTACACGTCGGGAACGACCGGTAAGCCGAAGGGGGTCAAACACACCACCGGCGGCTACCTCGCCTACACGGCGTGGACGAGCCACGCGGTGTTGGACATCGAGGCCGACGACACGTACTGGTGTTCGGCCGACATCGGCTGGATCACCGGCCACTCCTACATCGTCTACGGGCCGCTCGCGCTGGGGACGACCAGCGTCATGTACGAGGGGACCCCGGATTACCCTGACAAGGACCGGCTGTGGGAGATCGTCGAGAAGAACGGCGTCGACATCTTCTACACCGCGCCGACGGCGATCCGGGCGTTCATGAAGTGGGGCTCGGAGTACACCGAGAACCACGACCTGTCCTCGCTGCGGCTGCTGGGGACCGTCGGGGAACCGATCAACCCGCGGGCGTGGAAGTGGTACTACAAGCACATCGGCAACGAGGAGTGCCCGATCGTCGACACCTGGTGGCAGACCGAGACGGGCGGAATGATGATCACGACGCTGCCGGGGGTCAACACCATGAAACCCGGCTCCGCCGGGCCGCCGCTGCCGGGCATCGACGCGCAAGTCGTCGACACCGAGGGTGAGGAAGTCGAGGCCGGACGGGCCGGCTACGTCACGGTCAACAACCCCTGGCCCGGCATGCTCCGGACGCTGTACGACAACGACGAGCGGTTCGTCTCGGAGTACTGGGAGGAGTACTCCGACCCCGACGCCGACGAGTGGGTCTACTTCCCCGAAGACGGGGCGAAGATCGACGAGGACGGCTACATCACCATCCTCGGCCGGGTCGACGACGTGATCAACGTCTCCGGCCACCGGCTGGGCACGATGGAGATCGAGTCGGCCGTCGTCGGCGTCGAGGGGATCGCCGAAGCCGCCGTCGTCGGCGGCGACCACGACGTCAAGGGCGAGGCGGTCTACGTCTACGCCATCCCCGAGGACGGCTACGAGGACCGCCACGCCGAACTCGAGGAGACGGCCATGGAAGCCGTCCTCGACTCGATCGGACCGATCGCCAAACCCGAGCAGATCGTCTTCACGCACGAACTGCCCAAGACCCGCTCGGGCAAGATCATGCGTCGCCTGCTCGAGGACATCGCGAGCGGCAACGAACTCGGCAACACGTCGACGCTCCGGAACCCGGGGGTCGTCGACGACATCGCCGAACAGGTCTCGGACGACTGA
- a CDS encoding bacterio-opsin activator domain-containing protein gives MSLEATTGAVLRRREYESLLDAAETYREALVVRLCGDVGLRPAELTRLTIDHVDQVRIDPPRYLVRVPTDDERDERTAYLPTRVERELRRYARSNDLSPEDRIFSVTPRRLQMLVSDVADRAGDLFDDPALADVSTSDLRQYFAHTALVDHDVNPRVVKTAGGWRSFEALEPYLPEPTDAEIVDAFDPVEGPSGPRSGDTGPGPAVSDDSVIRLLLAASDRYALLRLDADGYVERWNRSAAAMFGYRAGEIVGTHVSTFYTDEAVADGAPERILSTALDESGCEADGWRVHKDGSRFRATEVVSPLRNDQGHHRGFAVFVRDVTAAHEELAAARDRRDELEGLYAVARRHRSVTHALLEATDHEEIETATCATLTDSRAYEFAWIDRATFSDRRHEWRAASGIEPDAVERLVPDEWDDDPTVDLESAAFVPDTGGDVGEPPVTVADDVAATVGGDSFEGAIARVPLAYGETVYGTLSVATDRAGAFEDDERTWLATIGRQVGYAIAAIRRRNLLLSDRVIELEVACRDDRSFFVDASRRLDCRLELDSLVPIDESTRLYYVRLADGSPGDVFDLAADDSAIEDCRLVETDEDGWRIEVVVEGACPIGTLTEYGATVHEAVFDGGTATITAECAADADLRTILDGLRSAFPDSELVGKRETERAVQTAREFREGLEDRLTDRQEAALRAAYFGGYYDWPRESTAEEVADAMGVSSPTLHNHLRKGQHELLRTFFDDPDG, from the coding sequence ATGAGTCTCGAGGCGACCACGGGGGCGGTACTCAGGCGGCGGGAGTACGAATCGCTGCTCGACGCCGCGGAAACCTACCGGGAGGCGCTGGTCGTCCGGCTCTGTGGGGACGTGGGGCTGCGGCCGGCCGAACTGACCCGGCTCACGATCGACCACGTCGACCAGGTCCGGATCGATCCGCCCCGGTATCTGGTTCGGGTGCCGACGGACGACGAGCGGGACGAACGGACCGCCTACCTGCCGACCCGCGTCGAGCGCGAACTCCGGCGCTACGCCCGTAGCAACGATCTCTCGCCGGAGGACCGGATCTTCTCGGTCACGCCGCGGCGGCTCCAGATGCTCGTCTCCGACGTCGCCGATCGGGCCGGCGACCTGTTCGACGACCCCGCCCTCGCGGACGTCTCCACCAGCGACCTCCGGCAGTACTTCGCCCACACCGCCTTGGTCGACCACGACGTCAACCCCCGCGTCGTCAAGACCGCCGGCGGCTGGCGCAGTTTCGAGGCCCTCGAGCCCTATCTCCCCGAGCCGACCGACGCCGAGATCGTCGACGCCTTCGACCCTGTCGAGGGGCCGTCCGGTCCCCGATCCGGCGACACCGGGCCCGGGCCCGCGGTGAGCGACGACAGCGTGATCCGCCTGCTGCTGGCCGCCAGCGACCGGTACGCCCTCCTTCGGCTGGACGCGGACGGCTACGTCGAACGCTGGAACCGTAGCGCGGCCGCGATGTTCGGCTATCGGGCCGGCGAGATCGTCGGCACCCACGTTTCGACGTTTTACACCGACGAGGCCGTCGCCGACGGCGCGCCCGAACGGATCCTCTCGACCGCCCTCGACGAGTCCGGTTGCGAGGCCGACGGCTGGCGCGTCCACAAAGACGGCTCGCGGTTTCGCGCGACCGAGGTCGTCTCCCCGCTCCGGAACGACCAGGGCCACCACCGGGGGTTCGCCGTCTTCGTCCGCGACGTCACCGCCGCCCACGAGGAACTCGCGGCCGCGCGCGACCGGCGCGACGAACTCGAGGGGCTGTACGCGGTCGCCCGGCGACACCGCTCCGTCACCCACGCCCTGCTCGAGGCGACCGACCACGAGGAGATCGAGACGGCTACGTGCGCGACCCTGACCGACAGCCGGGCCTACGAGTTCGCCTGGATCGACCGGGCGACGTTCTCCGATCGCCGCCACGAGTGGCGCGCCGCCAGCGGGATCGAACCCGACGCCGTCGAGCGGCTCGTCCCCGATGAGTGGGACGACGATCCGACGGTCGACCTCGAGAGCGCCGCGTTCGTCCCCGACACGGGCGGCGATGTCGGCGAGCCACCGGTAACCGTGGCCGACGACGTCGCGGCGACCGTCGGCGGGGACTCCTTCGAGGGCGCGATCGCGCGAGTGCCCCTCGCCTACGGAGAAACCGTCTACGGGACGCTCTCGGTCGCGACCGACCGCGCGGGCGCGTTCGAGGACGACGAACGAACGTGGCTCGCGACGATCGGCCGACAGGTCGGCTACGCCATCGCCGCCATCCGGCGGCGCAACCTCCTGCTGTCCGATCGCGTGATCGAACTCGAGGTCGCCTGTCGGGACGATCGCTCCTTCTTCGTCGACGCCTCGCGGCGGCTCGACTGCCGGCTCGAACTCGACTCGCTAGTGCCGATCGACGAGTCCACCCGGCTCTACTACGTCCGGCTCGCGGACGGCTCGCCCGGCGACGTCTTCGACCTCGCAGCGGACGATTCCGCGATCGAGGACTGTCGGCTGGTCGAGACCGACGAGGACGGCTGGCGGATCGAGGTCGTCGTCGAGGGAGCGTGTCCGATCGGCACGCTGACCGAGTACGGCGCGACCGTCCACGAGGCGGTCTTCGACGGCGGCACGGCGACGATCACCGCCGAGTGCGCGGCCGACGCCGACCTCCGGACGATCCTCGACGGCCTGCGCTCGGCGTTTCCCGACTCCGAACTGGTCGGCAAACGCGAGACCGAGCGGGCCGTCCAGACCGCCCGCGAGTTCCGCGAGGGCCTCGAGGACCGACTGACCGACCGGCAGGAGGCCGCGCTCCGGGCGGCGTACTTCGGCGGCTACTACGACTGGCCCCGGGAGAGTACGGCCGAGGAAGTCGCCGACGCGATGGGCGTCTCCTCGCCGACGCTGCACAACCACCTGCGGAAGGGCCAACACGAACTGTTGCGGACCTTTTTCGACGACCCGGACGGCTAA